AAGATCAATATGATCTTATTGTTTTAAATGACGTGATTGAACATCTGCCCAAAACTGAAATTATTAATGATTTGGCACTAATTAAATCAGCTTTAAAACAAGGCGGCATGTTAATTGTGAAAACAAATAATTTGGCTGCCATCACCGGCCCCAGATTGCGCTATGAAGATTTTACCCACGAAGTCGGCCTGACTGAACATAGTTTAATGCAAGTTTTACTGCTTGCTGGCTACAAACAGGTGGAGATTCGAGCTTTTGCCATGCCCAGAACAAGCATCTTGCGCTGGATTAGATTTATTGTCCAGACGATTTTACACCAGCTGTGGCGTTCAATGTTCTTTTGGGAATTTACCCTTGTGCCAAAGATTGTTGATGAATTAATCTTTGCCGTAGCCAAAAAATAAATTTTAAATATGAAGATACTTATGATTAATAAATTTTTTTACAGAAAAGGCGGTTCAGAAGCCTATATGTTTGATTTGCTTGAACTTTTAAAAAAAGCCGGCCACGAAGTTGTTGAATTTTCCATGAAAGATGAGAAAAACCAGGCTTCAAAATACTCTGATTTTTTTATTGATAAAATTGATTTTAACAAAAGGCAGGGTTTTTTAGAGGATTTGAAAAAAGCAGGCCATTTAATTTATTCGTTTGAAGCGAAGAGAAAATTAGAGGCTTTAATAAAAAAAGCCAAGCCAGATATTGCGCATCTGCATAATTTTAGCTTTCAGCTCACACCTTCTATTTTGCAGACTTTGAAAAAATATAACATTCCAATTGTTTGGACAATGCACGATTATAAATTAATTTGCCCTAATTACCGCTTATTTACCCAAGGGTCAGTCTGCGAACGCTGCAAAGTCCATAAATATTACAATTGCTGGAAGTATAAATGCATTAAAAACAATTCAGGCATGAGCTTTTTAGCAATGCTGGAAATGTATTTGCATAAGCTGATTTTAAGAAGTTATGAAAAAATTGATTGTTTTATTGCGCCCAGCAAATTTTTAGAGGCTAAAGTTTTAGATTGGGGGATTAATGAAGCCAAAGTTAAACAGTTATACCACTTGCTTGATCTTGAGAAATTGAACGTTAATCCTGAAATAGGCGAGGGCTTGCTCTATTTTGGCCGTTTAGCTGAAGAAAAAGGCTTAAAGATTTTGCTGGAGGCAATGAAGGACTTGCCAAACATAAAATTAAAAATAGTTGGCGCGGGGCCGCAAAAACAAGAATTACAAAACTATATTGCGGGCAATAATTTAAATAATGTAGAAATAGTCAGCCACAAAACAGGATCTGAGCTTTATGATTTAATTAAAAATGCCAGATTAGTGGTGGTACCTTCAATCTGGTATGAGAATAATCCAATTTCTATTTTAGAAGCCTTTGCTTTTGGCAAGCCGGTGATTGGCTCAAATTTAGGCGGAATCCCGGAATTAGTCAGAGAAAATAAAACCGGCTTTTTATTTACTGCCGGAAATAGCCGTGAATTAAAAAATAAAATTGCCCAAAATTATAATAAGGCTGAAGAATTAAAAATATGGGGCGCTAATGCGCGCCAGCTTGTTGCCTCTATTTCTAATCCCGCAGATCATTTGCAGTCTTTGCTGGATTTATATCAAAAGCTAATAAAAAAATAATATGGCTAAGGCTCAAGCAAAAAAAATTTTATTATTAACCGGGATTTTTTATCCTGATGTTTTTGGCGGCAGCGGCAAACTCGTTTATTATCATGCCAAAGAATTAGTTAGGCAAGGTTTTGCTGTTACGGTTTTAACCAGGAAATATAAAGAAGAATTTCCTAGCCATGAAAATTTAGAGGGTATTGAGATTTATCGCTATGAATCCAAATTAAATAAAATCTGGGGAAAAAGCCTGACTGATATTTTTGTTTTGCCAAAAATTATTAAAAAATTCTGTCAAAATACTAATTTTGATCTGGCTATGTTCTATGATGAATTCCAGGTCAATGCTTTTGTAAAAGCAAAAGTTAATTTACCGGCAATTTACGTTTTTTTGGCCAGTTATGCCCAGGAGCTTGCGCTGGAAGGTTTGGAACGTAAAACAGGCATTAAGTTTATTGATGGCTTAATTAAAAATATTTGGGTAAAAATTTTAAATAAGATTGAAATAAATAATTTAAAAATTGCGAATAAGATCGTAGTCTTAAGCGAGTTTTCTAAAAAAATAATACTAGAGATATTGCCTCAAATTGATAAGCAAAAAATAAAGATTATCCCAGGAGGAGTTGACCTGGGCTTGTTTACCGCGCCTAAAGATAAAAATTTTTTAAAAACAGAATTAAATTTACCTTTAAATAAACTGGTGATTTTAACAGTCAGACGCCTGGTTGGCAGGACAGGAGTGGATAATTTAATTGCCGCAGTTTCGCAATTAAAGAAAGTATATCCAGATTTTGTGCTTTTGATTATTGGCAGCGGATTTTTGGCTGCCAAGCTTAAAACCATGGTTGCAGAATTAAATTTACAGGCTAATGTTAAGTTCTTAGGCTTTATTAAAGAAAATGATCTAGTTAAATATTATCAAGCCGCTGATTTATTTGTTTTGCCTACTTTAGCTTATGAAGGTTTTGGCCTGGCAACATTGGAAGCGCTGGCCTGCGGAACACCTGTTTTGGGCACACCTGTTGGCGCTACGCCTGAAATTCTAAGTAAAATAAACAAATCCTATATTTTAGCTGGCAATGAACCCGAGGCTATTTTTCAGGGAATTAATAATTTTATCAAACAAAAAGACAAACCTGAAAATTATAATTTAAGCCAGCAATTGCGGCAATTTGTAATAAAGAACTATAGCTGGACTAAATCAGGCCAAAGTTTAAAAGAAGAAATTGCTACTTTGCTAGGATTGACATTTTAGTAGCTTGCTGTTAATTTCAAGGCAGAATACTAGAAAAAATATTTACTAAATACTTTAGCAGGGGAGAAAGCTCCCTTTTTTATTATGTTATTTTTTATCTAAAGTTAGCTCTGAAATTGAATTATATCGGTTTTATCCTTGACAAAGAAGATTAATTATGCTATTATTTATTATTAACATGATTATCAATGATTTTGTTAAATTGTATGAACCAAGTAGGCAAACAATTAAGCAAAAATGGTAATAAATTTAAATAACAGTGTATATATTATGAAAATTTACTTTATCGGACAAAAAGGCATCCCAGCCATCTATGGCGGCGTGGAAAGCCATGTGCAAGAATTAGCAACTCGTTTAGCCAAAGAAGGCCACGAGGTTTTTGTCTATGTCCGAAATTATTATACTCCTAAAGATTTAAACGAATTTAAAGGCGTGAAATTGATTCATTTGCCTAGCATCAAGACTAAGCATTTAGATGCTATTTCTCATACTTTATTGGCTAGTTTGGATGTTTTAAGAAGGGATGCTGATATTATTCATTATCATGCCATTGGCCCTTCAAGTTTGCTGTGGATTCCCAAATTATTCAAAAAGCAGGCTAAAGTCATTTCCACTTTTCATTCTGATGATCGCAAGCATAAAAAGTGGGGTTTAATTGCCCGCAAATTTTTAGCCTTAGGCGCATATATTTCTGTCAGATGGCCTGATAAAACAATTGCTGTTTCTAAATATCAGAGTAAAACTCATGGCTTTGAATTTAATGGCGAATTAGAATATATTCCTAATGGCGTGCCAACCTTTACTCAAGTCAATCCCCAATTAATTACTGAAAAATGGGGATTGCAAGGCAATGACTATATTTTGGCTGTGTCTCGCTTGATTAAGCACAAAGGCTTGCATTATTTGATCAGAGCTTATTCTATTTTGAAAAATGTTGATAAAAAGCTCGTGATTGTTGGTGAGGCAAATTATACTGATAATTATGTGCAATATTTAAAGAATTTAGCTGGGGATAATAAGAATATAATTTTTACCGGCAATCAGACCAGCCAGACTTTGGCTGAATTATATTCTAATGCCTATTTATTTGTGCAGCCATCTGAAGCTGAAGGCTTATCCATTGCTTTACTTGAAGCAATGTCTTATGGCAAGGCTGTGATCTGCAGTGATATTGAACCTAATAAAGAAGCAGTATCTGATCTGGCCTTAACTTTTAGAAATAAAAGCATTAGCGATTTAAGCCAGAAATTAAGATACTTATTGAATCATCCTGAAATAGTGAATACCATGGGCGTTAAATTGCAGGAACGAGCCCTGGTTGAATATAATTGGGATAATATTGCCAAAAGAACCATTGCGCTTTATGAAGCAGCGCGTTCTGAAGAAATGGCAAGCAAAGCAGTCCAAATTGTTGAAGCTTAATAATAATACTTATATAATAAAAAACGTTCTTCTTCGGAAGAGCGTTTTTTAATTTTTAATTACTAATTTTTAATTTTAAATCAATGATGAAATGAGATGAAATGATAAAATAAAATTTTTAATAAAACTGGGTATATTAGGTCACAAGGATTTCAGGGTCTATCTGATTTAATGATTTGGGGGTTTGGGCTGTAATGTTTGTTATTGATCTTCCATTTATCCACATATTGGCCAATGCCTTTTTGATTGGTTTTATTCCTGACAGTGGGCTTTTTTTGCGACCATTTGAGCAAGCTCTCAAAGTTAAGCTTATAACGTCCACGTACGACAATATAGCGCAATTCCTGGCTTTTAAGCGCGCGCCTGATTGTTTTTGGATCAATGCCAAAGAGTTTGGCAGCCTCAGATATTGAAAGGCGGATTATATTTGGTTCCATATGGTTATAACTTATTTGTCCACGATAATGTGGACAAAGTTAGTATATCAGGAACTCTTGATTTTAGCAAGTGTAGAGTAATTAGAGGTTCGGCCTCCAATTTGGAGGCCGAACCTCTTTGCGTTTACGAAAGGTCGCGGATGTACAATTTAGTGTTATTTCGTGTCAATTTTTCGTGGTTCAGCTCCATTTGAACAAAAATTTGATTCATGCTAAAATGCTAATATCTCCAAGATGTTATATTGCTGTGTAACATTTTTTTAATTCAAACGTCTTATAAAATGCCTACCAATATCTTTAAAGAAAAATATCTATTATTCCGGGCGAAAAACAAGGATTCAGAAGCATTTGCCCGCGTGTACGATTTTTATGTGGATAGGATCTACCGCTTTGTTTTTTTTAAAATAAATCGGCCAGATGAAGCTCAGGATATTACTTCTGAAGTTTTTTTAAAAACCTGGCAATATATTATTGATGGCAAAAAGATCAATAATTTAAATGCGCTATTTTACAAAATCGCCAGGAATTTAGTAATTGACCATTATCGCAAGGCCAGCGCTCAGGATGTGTCGCTGGAGAATATAAAAGCAGATGCGGAGGAAATAAAAGAACTTGCTGATGAGCAAATAAATAAAATTGATAAAAAGATACAGGTTGAAAAAATAGAAGAAAAATTAAGAGGGTTAAAAGATGATTATCGCGAAATAATAATTTTAAGATATATTGAAGACTTATCAATCGGCCAGATCGCGGAAATAGTGGAAAAGAAAAAAGGCGCGGTGCGGGTTATTTTATATAGGGCGCTGAATGCTTTGAAAGACCTAATGGGTGAAGCTGATAAAAAATAAAATTTACAACTCAAATAAAACAATGAAGAAACGCGACCTTCTCAAACAAATTAATAATTTGAAAAAAACAATTAAGCCTGATTCAGCCTGGCAAAAGGCAAATCGGGAGATTTTGCTGTCTCAAATCAAATCCCAGACCAGCGCAGAATTTTCTTATAGCCACAAAATAATGCTGCAGAATTTATTTCTGGCTGTTTATAAGCCGGTTGGCAGCATGATTTTAATTTGCAGCGTTTTATTCGGCGCCTGGATTGCCAGCGTGGGGGCGACTAAAAACAGCCAGCCGGGCGATTTATTATACGGCTTGAAATTAACCGCAGAAAGAATGCAGGTTAATTTGACTATGAATGATGAAAAACGTACTAATTTAGAAATCGCTTTTGCTGAAAGAAGGTTAGATGAAATCAAGCAGACTACTGCCAAAGACGGTTCAAACAAAAACAAGAAGAATCTGGAAGTAACCCTGAAAAATTTTCAGGAAAGCATAAATAATGTCAAAAGCAATCTGGCCAAATTAGAAGCGACTGATAAGCAGGCTGCTTTGAAAGTTGCTGATTTAATTGATGAAAAGACCAAGTCTTATGTCGGGATATTAAAAGATCAACAAGATCAAAATCCGCAATTTGTGGCGAGTGAAAACGCTGAACAGGCTATTTCAGATTCCAAAGCAACAGGCAATAAAGCTTTAAGCGTGATTTTGGAAGAGTTTGAAGCCGGCAATAGCGGCTTGAAAGTTGATGATTTAAGGCAAAAAATTAATACCAGAATTGATGATTTGGATAAAAACATAGAATCAGCCAAAAGTGATATCCCCCTGATTATTGAGAATAAGAAAATAGCTGATGAAGCGGCCGCTGCCAAAGCTCTGGCGGATAAAGAAGCTGCCAAAAAAGCCGAGGAAGAAGCCGCCGCTAAGGTTTTGGCGGATAAAGAAGCCTTGGCGAAAACGGAGCTAAGCTCCGACGCTTCGGAGCTTAGCTCCGTTCAGGAAGTTGCTAATACCAATACTAATACATCACCAGAACCGGTTAAAGAAGCCCAGCCAGAATTACAGAACACTAATAGTTCAGCTGAAATCAAGCAAGATGAGCAAATAGTTAGCCAGCCTGAAGAGGTTTTGCCAACGATTGATGAGATTAAAAATAAGCCTGCAGAAGCCGCAGCCTTATTGGTCAGAGCGCGTGATTATGTAAAAAGCGGTTCTGTGAGCCAGGCTTTTGATCTGGTAAAACAGGCTGATGACATTATGACTTTGGTCAATAAAGTGATTAAGGCAAATAGTGTTTATTTAGAAGCACCGGAAGAAGTGAAGGTAGGTGAACCGGTTGATGTAATGACGAACCTTCGTTTGCAGTAGCAAACTACGGTTTGCGAAGGCAAATGACAAAGCATCAATAACAAAATAAATTCAAATAATTAAATTTAAATAACAAAACTTGAATAACAAAAAAATAATCAATGACAAAATCTAGATAACCAAAAAATAAGAAATAAATAAAAATTTCCGCCTCTGGCGGAAAATAATAAAACAAAAATAAAAATTAAAGTAAAAATATGGATTTTGATTTGGAGGATAGGACATTAAAATTTGCGAAAAATTGCCTTGATTTGTGCAAGCAATTGCAGAAGGATGTTATAAGTTTGGAGTTGGTTAAGCAATTTGTGAGAGCGTGCTGTTCAGTCGGGGCAAATTATAGAGAAGCAAATGACACAATAACTAAAAAGGATTTTTTACATAAAATTGCGATTTGTCGTAGGGAGTCTAAAGAAAGTAAGTATTGGTTGGAATTGTTGCTGCACACTAACCCCAATTTTAAACTGCAAATTGAACCTCTGATTGACGAATCCCACCAACTAGCCCGCATCTTTGCCAGCATCGGCGCGAAAAAGAAGTAGTTTAGTTATTTGATATTAAGTATTAGTTATTTAAATTTTGAGTTTATTTTGGTTATTAAGTATTAGGTATTTGGTATTCTTTTGGTATTTTATATTGGTCATTTGGTATTTGATAAAATTTACAATTTAATTAATAATAGCTGGTAAATCGCCAAGGGGATTATGCAGGGTTTCCTTGGCGGTTTATCCGCTCGTTCTCTGCTTAATTGCAGAGGACACAGCTTTGGATTTTAAAGATCCGAAGCAAGCTAATTAATGCTCTTTGTTTGAAAGCTAGGTTAAAGTATGAAGATTAAGGCCTGGATTTCAAAGGGTAAAGGTCGATTTCTGGTTTAACCAGAAGACCTTTTTGGGAACAGGATTACTTTCAAGCCTCTAAGAGGCAAGAAAGAAACTTAACTTCCTACTCTGGCGATCGGGCAAGGAGTTTAAGAAAGGACAAGTTTAATATGATTAAGAAAATTTTTACTGTTGGCGTGGTAGTATTGACCATTTTTTGGGCTGTCGGTCTAGCAGCATTTGTTCCAACCGCTCAGGCTACAACTTTTAGCTCTGGCGATTTGATCAAAGCTTCTTTACCAGCAGTTTATTACTACGGTGCTGACGGCAAAAGGTATGTGTTCCCAAACGAACCAACATACAAAACCTGGTATGCTGACTTCTCCAGCGTGAAAACTATCACTGACGGAGAATTAGCCACCATTCAAATCGGCGGCAATGTCACTAACAAACCAGGCGTTAAAATGGTGAAAATCACCACTGATCCAAAAGTATACGCTGTGGCTGCAAATGGCACATTGAGGTGGGTAACCACTGAATCACTTGCTGCTTCTTTATACGGTTCTAACTGGGGAGCAATGATTCTTGATGTGTCTGATGCTTTCTTTGTTAATTACTCTATTGGCGCTCAAATCAGCAATGTTTCTGATTATTCTCCATCTGCTGCAACTGCTGCTGCTCAATCAATCAATGTTGATAAGGGCTTAGCAGGCGCAACAACAACTGGCGGTAATTTAAATGTTTCTTTAGCATCTGATACACCAGCTGCTTCTACAGTTGCTGGCGGTGCTGCTGCTAATATGTCAAAGATCATTTTAGCTACTGGTTCCGCAGCTGTTAAAGTTAAATCTTTATACATCACTCGTTCAGGCTTAAGCGCAAACGATGATGTTGAAAATGTTAAATTAATCAATGTTGCTGGCGCTACTGTTGGCGATGTTGGTTCATTTGGTTCAAACAGCAAAGCATTAATTTCTTTTGTTCCATCATTAGAAATTGCTGCTAATACTTCAGTCTCATATTATGTCCGTGCTAGTATCAGATTAGGCGCTCCTGCTGGCAACACGGTTGCTTTGGGCGTTGCATTAAATACTGATGTAGTATTGGAAGCAGGTACTGTTAGCGGTGCATTCCCAGTCGTTGGCAACTACATGTCAATTGTAGCTTTAGCTAACATTGGCAGTGCTACTGTTGGCCAAGATGCAGCAGTTGTCGATACTATGCCAGATGCTGGCGCAAAAAGAGTTCAGGTCTCTGAATTTTACGTCATGGCTGGTGCAAATGAAGATTTGACTATTGAAGCTATGAGTTTAATTGAAGCTGGTTCAGCAAATACTGCTGATTCAGCTAATATTGAATTATACAGTTTGACAGAAGGTAGAACATTGGGCACTGCTGCTTCATGGGATGCAAATTCTCGTGTTACTGTTGGTAGCATGAATGTTGTTATTCCAAGAGGTGGTAAACACATTTTCCAGGTTTATGCTGATATCGTAAGCGGTTCAGGCAACGTTATTGATGTTGATTTAACTGATGGTACTGATGTTTTAGTAACTGTTAAGGGTAATACCTATGGTTTTTATCTTTCTCCAATAGTTGCTGTGACTCCTCCATTAAACTGGGATGGTCAAGGTATTCCAGGAGTAGGTGGTCAAACCGTAGGCGCTGGTTTATTAAATGTTACTAAATCAACTTCTTCTCCAGCTACTGGTAATATTGCTCGCGCTTCTGATCAGGCAATTGCAACTTATGATTATGAAGTACGAGGTGAATCTATTAAGATTACTTCAACTATGGTTACAATTACAGAAGGTGCTGCATTTAATAATGTTGTTCCAAACTGGAATAGAGTTGCTAATGTGAAATTAGTTGATGAAAACGGTTTAGTTGTTGCGGGCCCAAAGAATTTAACAAATGTATCTGTCGGCGCTGCCGGTGGTGTTACAACTGTTACTTTCAATGAAACTTATGTTGTACCAACTGGTACTCATAAATACACTGTTAAAGTTGATGTTTTGAGCAATGCTCCAGCTGGCGCAACAGCTACTTTGGTAGCTAGTTTAACTCCAAGCGCTGATATTACAGCAACTGGGGTTACAACTCGTGAAAGTGTAGTTCCAACGCCTGCTGTTGCTGTCGCTGGCAATGGTGAGACTATCTTGGGTGTAGCATTAACTGTTACCAATTTAACTCAACCAGCTGCTAGATCAATTGCTGTTGGTACTCAGAATTTTGTCTGGGCAACTACTTCATTAGATGCAACTGCTTCTGGTGAAGATGTTCGTGTTTCATCTGTTACAGTTTTGGATACTTTAGGTGTTGGTAATACTGATGATATGACTGCTTTGCAGAATCTTTCAATCTGGGCAGATTTAACATCAGCTAGTTCTACTCGTGGTGATGCTTATGAAACAAAGGTTTCTAATAATGAGCAGCCAACACTTGCTACTACTAAAGCAATTAACTTAACACAAGTTATCACTGTTCCAAAAGGAACTTATGTTAAGATTGCTGTTGTTGGTAATTTATCAACCTTAGCATTTGTTACAGATACTCACCAGATTAGTATTGCTGCGCCTATAACAGCAACTGGTAAATCAACAGGCAATGCTCCTGTTATCCCAGCTATTATTACTTTGGGACAGGTAATGCTTGTATCTGCTTCTGGTACTTTAACTGCGTCATTAGATGCTTCTACTCCATTAGCTAATATTGTAGTTAGTGGTGCACAAAAGGTTACTGTTGCTGCTTTCAAATTAACAGCTGATAATATTGAAGCTATTGAACTTGATGATCTTTTGGTTAATGATGTTGCGGCAATTGCTACAAATCCAGTTGCATCAAATTGGTACTTGTATGCAAATAGTCGCGCTGATGGCGGTTCAATTGCTGATCCGGTTGCTGTAGCTGCTGGCGGTTTTGCGCCACAATTCATTTTAGCTGATAATACAATTGTTGTTCCATCTAATAGCAGTGTTGTCTTGACTCTTAAAGCAGACATCGCCCCTGTTGATGGCGCTACTGTAATTAATGGTGATGATTTAATCCCAGAAATTACTGCAGCTGCAAGCATAAATGCTACAGGCGTGTCTTCTGGTGTCCCAGCCACCATCTTTAATGGTCTTGGCTGGTTCCCAAAAACTGCTGCTACAGATTTGGCATTTGCTTCAAAACCAACTATCAGCCTAAATGCTTCTTCTCCAAGCGGTGCCTTAGTGCCAAGCGCTAATACTTTAGTAGCCATCTTTAATATTGCTGCTGATTCAGCTGATGATATTTCCTTTGATGACGCTGGAAGCGCAGGCACAAAATTAGTAGTTACTATGGCTGAAGCTTGTACTGGTGCTGGTGGCGCTACAAATATGATTTTGAAAGACGAAGGTGGCACAGTTTTATCTACCGCAACAGAAGCTGCTGATGCATGTACTGTTGGCAATAAGACATTTGAAGTCTGGACTAACCCATTAGTTATTGCTAAAGGTACCACCAAGAAAGTATATGTCTATGGTGTTACTACTAGTGCAACAACTGCTGGTGATAATTTACAGGCTTCTATTACAGATGCTGCTGCTGGCAATGTTACTTGGGGTATTAATGGTGCAGGTGCTTTTGCAACTGCTGCCATTACTGCTCGTGGTTCAATTTATGCCAATGCACTTTCTAGATAATTGTTGATTCACTGAGATATATTCTTTCCGCGCTCGCGGAATAGAATAGCGAACCCCTCTGGCGCAAGTCAGGGGGGTTTTGTTTTGGTGGAAGAATGGTGGTTTGGGAGGAATTTATCAACCTCCCCCAATCCCCCTCCTTTTCTAAGGAGGGGGTATGGAGGTTATCATGACCTAAGGTGCAGGGCTTTGGGTTTTGTTTTTTGGGGAAGATCGTGGAGGGAGTGGGACGGTTGATTTGTTTTGTTTAGGGATTTATGGTATTATAAAGGGAGCAATTATTTAATATTCAATTTAAAAAATATGAAAGAAAAAAATAAATTACAATTTAATATTATTTTTAGGCCTGAAGAAGAAGGTGGATTTACTGCAATAGTTCCGTCTTTGCCAGGTTGTATTACTTACGGCAAAGATTTAAAAGAAGCTAAAAAAATGGCGATTGATGCAATTTATGGCTATATTGAATCAGTAAAAAAACATAAAGAAGAAATACAGTCAGATGAGGAAAGTTTTATTAGTTTAATTAGGCTTCCTCAAAAGCACTCTAGACTTTATGCCTAAATTGCCATCATTAACTCCAAAGAAACTTTTACGAGTATTGGAAAAATGCGGGTTTGTAACAGACCATATAGCCGGCAGCCACTATATCCTTTTTCAATCCGCTTCAAATAAAAGAATTACATTGCCATTCCATTGTAAAGATTTGCCAAAAGGTACCCTCCACTCTATTTTAAAGGCAGCCGGAATTGAAATAACAGATTTGAAAAAATTAAAATAACTCGTCTCGGCTCGCCTCGCGAAGCGGGCTTCGCTGGACATAGATATCGTTTTTGTCCCTTGAGTGCCTTCGCCGAAGTCGGATGAAAAACACAAATCTCGCCATTTTTTAAAGGGCGTTTTTTGTTTTGCTCTGTAACACATTTGGTGCAGGGCTTTGGTTTTTACGATAAAATTAAGGTCGGAAACCCCATAAATTTGGGTTTTATGCCGTATTGACTTTTGGCAGAAAAAGAAGTAAAATGAAAGTAGTTTCAATAAAAATGAAAGTAGTTTCAATTTTATGAATATTAAATTGACCATTCTCAATAAGAAAGTATTTAATTTCTTGGCTGATTGGCCTGAAAAACAGTTTTTTTCTAAGGAAATCTCCGACAGATTGGGGATATCTTTGGGTGGCGCCCATAACAGCCTCAAGGCTCTGCTAAAGGCAGGCGTGGTTGTTTTTGAGCAAAAAGGGAATATGAAGTTTTTTAAAATTAACTTTAGCAGCCCTTTGTTTAAACAATTGCGCTCGGCAGGCATTGTGGAGAGCCTTTTGCCTTTGGTTAAGAAAATAAAAAATCACTGCCTCAATGTGATTTTATTCGGCTCCGCGGCCAGG
Above is a window of Patescibacteria group bacterium DNA encoding:
- a CDS encoding glycosyltransferase family 4 protein produces the protein MKIYFIGQKGIPAIYGGVESHVQELATRLAKEGHEVFVYVRNYYTPKDLNEFKGVKLIHLPSIKTKHLDAISHTLLASLDVLRRDADIIHYHAIGPSSLLWIPKLFKKQAKVISTFHSDDRKHKKWGLIARKFLALGAYISVRWPDKTIAVSKYQSKTHGFEFNGELEYIPNGVPTFTQVNPQLITEKWGLQGNDYILAVSRLIKHKGLHYLIRAYSILKNVDKKLVIVGEANYTDNYVQYLKNLAGDNKNIIFTGNQTSQTLAELYSNAYLFVQPSEAEGLSIALLEAMSYGKAVICSDIEPNKEAVSDLALTFRNKSISDLSQKLRYLLNHPEIVNTMGVKLQERALVEYNWDNIAKRTIALYEAARSEEMASKAVQIVEA
- a CDS encoding type II toxin-antitoxin system HicA family toxin, which produces MPKLPSLTPKKLLRVLEKCGFVTDHIAGSHYILFQSASNKRITLPFHCKDLPKGTLHSILKAAGIEITDLKKLK
- a CDS encoding nucleotidyltransferase domain-containing protein, encoding MNIKLTILNKKVFNFLADWPEKQFFSKEISDRLGISLGGAHNSLKALLKAGVVVFEQKGNMKFFKINFSSPLFKQLRSAGIVESLLPLVKKIKNHCLNVILFGSAARGEQTAKSDIDIFILTNNPLEIRKLLPAKINRLLLKAIIKKPNEWSEMEIKEPEFFREIKNGIKLYESRF
- a CDS encoding helix-turn-helix domain-containing protein, with translation MEPNIIRLSISEAAKLFGIDPKTIRRALKSQELRYIVVRGRYKLNFESLLKWSQKKPTVRNKTNQKGIGQYVDKWKINNKHYSPNPQIIKSDRP
- a CDS encoding four helix bundle protein; the protein is MDFDLEDRTLKFAKNCLDLCKQLQKDVISLELVKQFVRACCSVGANYREANDTITKKDFLHKIAICRRESKESKYWLELLLHTNPNFKLQIEPLIDESHQLARIFASIGAKKK
- a CDS encoding methyltransferase domain-containing protein: MSEQTNKLFDKYLSTSFFETNQLEASLDNIKHIASTYDWNYKKIIPADKNSKILDIGCGLGQFLYWLKNNGYNNYLGVDLSQEMLDFCKANVTGQVLKISSMTEFLADKKDQYDLIVLNDVIEHLPKTEIINDLALIKSALKQGGMLIVKTNNLAAITGPRLRYEDFTHEVGLTEHSLMQVLLLAGYKQVEIRAFAMPRTSILRWIRFIVQTILHQLWRSMFFWEFTLVPKIVDELIFAVAKK
- a CDS encoding DUF5667 domain-containing protein — translated: MKKRDLLKQINNLKKTIKPDSAWQKANREILLSQIKSQTSAEFSYSHKIMLQNLFLAVYKPVGSMILICSVLFGAWIASVGATKNSQPGDLLYGLKLTAERMQVNLTMNDEKRTNLEIAFAERRLDEIKQTTAKDGSNKNKKNLEVTLKNFQESINNVKSNLAKLEATDKQAALKVADLIDEKTKSYVGILKDQQDQNPQFVASENAEQAISDSKATGNKALSVILEEFEAGNSGLKVDDLRQKINTRIDDLDKNIESAKSDIPLIIENKKIADEAAAAKALADKEAAKKAEEEAAAKVLADKEALAKTELSSDASELSSVQEVANTNTNTSPEPVKEAQPELQNTNSSAEIKQDEQIVSQPEEVLPTIDEIKNKPAEAAALLVRARDYVKSGSVSQAFDLVKQADDIMTLVNKVIKANSVYLEAPEEVKVGEPVDVMTNLRLQ
- a CDS encoding RNA polymerase sigma factor codes for the protein MPTNIFKEKYLLFRAKNKDSEAFARVYDFYVDRIYRFVFFKINRPDEAQDITSEVFLKTWQYIIDGKKINNLNALFYKIARNLVIDHYRKASAQDVSLENIKADAEEIKELADEQINKIDKKIQVEKIEEKLRGLKDDYREIIILRYIEDLSIGQIAEIVEKKKGAVRVILYRALNALKDLMGEADKK
- a CDS encoding glycosyltransferase family 4 protein is translated as MAKAQAKKILLLTGIFYPDVFGGSGKLVYYHAKELVRQGFAVTVLTRKYKEEFPSHENLEGIEIYRYESKLNKIWGKSLTDIFVLPKIIKKFCQNTNFDLAMFYDEFQVNAFVKAKVNLPAIYVFLASYAQELALEGLERKTGIKFIDGLIKNIWVKILNKIEINNLKIANKIVVLSEFSKKIILEILPQIDKQKIKIIPGGVDLGLFTAPKDKNFLKTELNLPLNKLVILTVRRLVGRTGVDNLIAAVSQLKKVYPDFVLLIIGSGFLAAKLKTMVAELNLQANVKFLGFIKENDLVKYYQAADLFVLPTLAYEGFGLATLEALACGTPVLGTPVGATPEILSKINKSYILAGNEPEAIFQGINNFIKQKDKPENYNLSQQLRQFVIKNYSWTKSGQSLKEEIATLLGLTF
- a CDS encoding type II toxin-antitoxin system HicB family antitoxin, producing MKEKNKLQFNIIFRPEEEGGFTAIVPSLPGCITYGKDLKEAKKMAIDAIYGYIESVKKHKEEIQSDEESFISLIRLPQKHSRLYA
- a CDS encoding glycosyltransferase, translating into MINKFFYRKGGSEAYMFDLLELLKKAGHEVVEFSMKDEKNQASKYSDFFIDKIDFNKRQGFLEDLKKAGHLIYSFEAKRKLEALIKKAKPDIAHLHNFSFQLTPSILQTLKKYNIPIVWTMHDYKLICPNYRLFTQGSVCERCKVHKYYNCWKYKCIKNNSGMSFLAMLEMYLHKLILRSYEKIDCFIAPSKFLEAKVLDWGINEAKVKQLYHLLDLEKLNVNPEIGEGLLYFGRLAEEKGLKILLEAMKDLPNIKLKIVGAGPQKQELQNYIAGNNLNNVEIVSHKTGSELYDLIKNARLVVVPSIWYENNPISILEAFAFGKPVIGSNLGGIPELVRENKTGFLFTAGNSRELKNKIAQNYNKAEELKIWGANARQLVASISNPADHLQSLLDLYQKLIKK